One Tenrec ecaudatus isolate mTenEca1 chromosome 12, mTenEca1.hap1, whole genome shotgun sequence DNA segment encodes these proteins:
- the ASPHD1 gene encoding aspartate beta-hydroxylase domain-containing protein 1 — MWKGDSLGECPGTAMEGTSGENRGLGEAPGLLAKASLPMAPLWPLPLASSALTLLLGALTSFFLWYCYRLGSQEMQALGARSRAGGLRGGLGGCSGAARPSPGSTGDPGEGARTEGLVSRRLRAYARRYSWAGMGRVRRAAQGGPGPEGGPGGLGIQRPGLLFLPDLPSVPFVPRDSQRHDVELLESSFPAILRDFGAVSGDFSGATPLPRGWSPALAPGCYQLLLYQAGRCQPSNCRRCPGAYRALRGLRSFMSANTFGSAGFSVLLPGAQLEGRCGPTNARVRCHLGLKIPAGCELVVGGEPQCWAEGHCLLVDDSFLHTVAHNGAPEDGPRVVFIVDLWHPNVAGAERQALDFVFAPDL; from the exons ATGTGGAAGGGAGACAGCCTAGGAGAGTGCCCAGGAACAGCTATGGAGGGGACAAGTGGGGAGAACCGGggtctgggggaggccccaggcctcttGGCCAAGGCCTCCCTGCCCATGGCGCCCCTGTGGCCGCTGCCCCTGGCCTCCTCGGCCCTTACCCTGCTCCTGGGagccctcacttctttcttcctctGGTACTGCTACCGCCTGGGCTCCCAAGAGATGCAGGCCCTGGGGGCTAGGAGCCGGGCTGGGGGGCTCCGTGGCGGGCTTGGGGGGTGCTCTGGGGCCGCCAGGCCAAGCCCAGGAAGCACTGGAGACCCAGGGGAGGGAGCCAGAACGGAAGGCCTAGTGAGTCGTCGCCTACGAGCCTATGCCAGGCGCTACTCCTGGGCAGGGATGGGCAGGGTGAGGCGAGCAGCTCAGGGTGGGCCAGGCCCAGAGGGAGGGCCAGGGGGCCTAGGCATTCAGCGCCCAGGCCTGCTTTTTCTGCCGGACCTGCCCTCCGTCCCGTTTGTGCCACGTGATTCCCAACGGCATGATGTGGAGCTCTTAGAGAGCAGCTTCCCTGCCATCTTGCGGGACTTCGGGGCTGTGAGCGGGGACTTTTCAGGGGCTACCCCTCTGCCTCGGGGCTGGTCCCCGGCCCTGGCCCCTGGGTGCTACCAGCTCTTGCTGTACCAAGCAGGGAGGTGCCAACCCAGCAACTGCCGCCGGTGCCCGGGGGCCTATAGGGCACTGAGGGGCCTTCGGAGCTTCATGAGTGCGAACACCTTCGGCAGCGCAGGTTTTTCGGTCCTCCTGCCTGGGGCCCAACTTGAGGGTCGCTGCGGGCCCACCAATGCCAGGGTCAGATGCCACCTGG GATTGAAGATCCCTGCTGGCTGTGAACTGGTGGTTGgtggggagccccagtgctgggctgAAGGGCACTGTCTACTGGTGGATGACTCCTTCCTGCACACGGTGGCGCATAACg GAGCTCCTGAAGATGGGCCTCGAGTGGTCTTCATCGTGGACCTGTGGCACCCCAACGTGGCTGGGGCGGAACGCCAGGCCCTCGACTTTGTCTTCGCGCCGGACCTTTGA